The Anabaena sp. PCC 7108 region TCGTCATCTTCATCATGAACTATCCCGTACACTACAGCTGTGTGGACGTTTTCTTCTGTCACTAGAAAATCAGCGGCTTGGGGAATTGCATCTCTATCGTCATAGCGTAAATAACCAACCCCGGCTATGGAAAAGTTATTTTGGACAATGCGGTTTTTGAGCGATCGCTCGATCACATCCATCACCCGCTTGGAACGATTTGCCTGTAAAATGGCATTCAGCAACTGAGCGTCATAAAATCGACTCAGATAAGCAGCAGCCATAAAGTCTTCTTCTTGCGCTTGCATTAACCGATTCGTATCAGAACGCAAGCCATGCATCAAAGCAGTTGCACATTTAACGTGCTGGCTAATACTGCTATCTAATTTTAGTATCCCCGCTTGTAAATACTGGGTAAAAATAGTTGCAGTTGCTCGCACGTAAGGACGGACATCGAAAAACTCGGCTTTAAGCTCTCCTTGTAAACTATGATGATCAACTAGTACTACTAGCGGAATTCCTGCCTGTTGTACTGCTGGTAACAGTTGTGACGTAGTTCCCTGGTTATCAATTAAGACAAAACCTTGATAAGATGACAAATCTTTAGTTTTCAGGTTTTGCATTGTCCAGCGTTGAGCCGGTAAGGTCGTCAACTTAACTAAAGCTATGTTCTCTTGGTGGCTTAAAGTCCCAGCATAAATAATTTCACACTTGATGTCGTATTGTTGAGCAATTAACTGGTAAGCCCAAGCACATGAAAGCGCGTCAGGATCAGGAAAATCTTGTAAAATTACTAACTGACGCTCATGACGATGTCCAAGAAGAGTTTTTTGCAACTCTTCTGATTTCTGAACAGCCAGCGAATTGCCACGTGGAGCTAAATATATCCCTACATCACCATTCGATGACGGTGATAAGGAAGGACGGGTCAGTAGTGGAAGTTCAATTGATTCTTTATCTATTTCAATTTCCTCCCCATTCTGATCTGTAGTCAGTGACAAATTCTCAAATTGAGTAAGTGAAGAATTCAAGTACATAAGGAATTTGGTTGTCAGCGTGGTGGCTTGTGTATGTCTTCCGAGATACTTTAATCAATGCATCACTGGATTAGCCACACATTATGATCTTGGCAGAAATTTACCATCTTGGCACTGAATAGAGTTTGGAAACCATTCAGCAAATTTGGTTTAAAGGCTGATTGGGACTTTGATATTTATCTTAATTGTGGTAATATTACTTTCTATTATCTCACACCAATTTAGAATTTTATAGTTTCTCAGTAAGTGTAAAAAATCTCAGATAGACTAATGCCTCTTCGCAGCTTGCCAAAGGCAGAAAAGAGTGTATCATTAGAGCTTATTTAGTTGCAGTAGAGAATTATTCTGAAGTTGACAACAATCACTTCTGGATTTAATTAGAATATATTGTCAAATTCTGATAATTTATCGTAACCATGATCAATACTCCATAAAATGGAGTAATATAGTTTGTCTGTACCTTGCCTAAACTTGGTCAAAAGGTTAATCCAGCTTTTAGGAATGTCGCCGACAAGCTGTCAATAAACAAACGCCAAGTTAAGTCCTCAAATTGTGGTATGGTATTTTGACCCAGTCAAAAGGTAACACCTACAGATGAAGACTTATTTCTCCTGATGTCTGAATTGATTATGTGTAATCTCAAAGTCCTATTACATATTTTTGCCACTCTTGGTGAAGTCCACTCTTCAGATGTTTTGTCACCTCGAAGTACAGACTGCTATGAGGTTGACGAGGTTGATGACGCAAGGGCATACGGGCTTCTTGAGGTGTACGGCAGCCTTTTTTGACGTTGCAGCGTACACAGGCGGTAACAATATTTTCCCATGTGTCACCTCCGCCACGCGATCGCGGCATTACATGATCTAAAGTCAACTCATCTCCTGTGTAGCCGCAGTATTGACAAGTATGACTGTCACGATGCAATATATTCCGGCGAGTCAGAGGAATTTCTTTATAAGGAACACGTACGTAGTGCCGTAACCGAATGACGGTTGGCAATGGAAAATCAGAGTAGATAAATTTACCGTTATGTTCTACGTGTTCGGCTTTGCCTTTAATCAACAAAACTATGGCACGTCGCCAACTCGTGATGTTGAGAGGTTCGTAGGAGGCGTTTAGGACTAAAACCTTCCCCATTGATATTAGCTCAAGGTATTAGTTTTAAATATTTTAACACAAATATACCCTCATTGGGAAATGAGAATAATTTATACTTTTTTTAGAGTATTTAGGGGTTGACTTTTAATTAGAAACTTGTTATCATATTATTGATAAGGAAGAACTATTTTATAAAAAATAAACCTGATCATAAGTAAGATAAGGTTTCAGAATTGCTAAATCCTAATAATTTAATCCTAATAATTTATAGAAACTCATAACTCAACACAATCTTGTATGAATTACCGGATCAGCGGTAAACTTTGCTGATTGATATTGATATGGCTGAGAAGGTTGCAAACCAGAATCATTAGATAGTCTGGAAGGCTTACAGTGGTGTGATAGGAGGGAAGTGCTATGTTAAGTCGCAAACAAACCCCTAGTTTTGCTGATCATCAGGAACGTGATACCTACGCTTGGTTTTCTCAACGTGCTTGGGTAGAAATTGATTTAGGGGCTTTATCCTATAATGTCAAGCAGTTAGTAAAATTTTTATCACCATGCACCCAGTTAATGGCAGTAGTAAAAGCTGATGCCTATGGGCATGGGGCGGTAACAGTGGCTAAAACAGTATTGGAAGCTGGTGCAAGTTGGTTGGGAGTAGCGACAGTTCCCGAAGGGATTCAATTGCGAGAAGGTGGCATAAAAGCGCCGATTCTGATTCTAGGGGCAATTAATACAAAAGAACAAATTCAGGCGATCGCTCATTGGCAACTTCAGCCGACATTATGCGGACCAAAACAAGCTTTAATATTTTCTAATACATTAGAAGCTATTAACTATAATTCTCCTATACCTGTACATATTAAATTAGACACGGGGATGTCAAGACTAGGCACAAACTGGCAAGAAGCCGCTGATTTTGTGCAGCTAGTACAAAGATTACCTCATTTGGATATTGCCAGCATTTATTCTCACCTCGCTACAGCAGATAATCCTGATGCTACAGTCATGGAAAAACAGCATCAACGATTTGAAGAAGCCATTGCACAGATCAAATCTAGAGGTATCAAAATCCCCAGTTTGCATTTAGCCAACTCAGCCGCTACCCTTGCAGATCCGAGATTGCACTATGACATGGTGCGTGCGGGTTTGGCTATTTATGGACTCTATCCTGCACCCCACCTACAAAATGAAATCAAACTGCAACCAGTTTTACAACTCAAAGCAAGAGTTACCTATGTAAAAAATATTGCTGAGGGAACGGGTGTTAGCTATGGTCATCATTTTATTGCTAACAGAGAAATGCGTCTGGCTGTAGTCGGTATTGGTTATGCAGATGGAGTTCCCCGCAGTCTTTCTGGACAAATGCAAGTTTTACTCCGTGGCCAACGTGTGCAGCAAATAGGTGCAATTACAATGGATCAAATTATGTTAGATGTGAGTTCTATTCCTGATGTGCAAGAGGGAGAAATAGTCACCTTACTGGGAGAACAGGGAAAAGAAAAAATCACAGCTGATGATTGGGCAGATCAATTAAATACCATTTCTTGGGAAATTCTCTGCGGTTTCAAGCATCGTTTACCTCGTGTAGCGATTATGTAAAATCACCAATTACCTATTGCCATCTATAATTTGCTATGCTATTATAAGTTACTGATGCGGATGTGGCGAAATTGGCAGACGCGCTAGATTTAGGTTCTAGTTCCGAAAGGAGTGAAGGTTCAAGTCCTTTCATCCGCATTTACAAATAAATAATTGTAAGTTAAGTCCAAGTTTCACTTATTTAAGTTCCTTGGACTTTCCTTATTTTCTATGCTCTGCCATGATAGCCGAACCGGCTGTCACTACTACGATTTGATCAGGATGAATTAACTCACGCGCTGCTTGATTAACTTCTGTTTGGGTAACTTTCTGGATTTTTTGGGCAAAAGAGCGCAGTTCTATTGGCTTTAGTCCATATACCTGATTCATCACAATTGTATCTGTTAATTCTTCTGGTTTTGCCAGGGAAATATTATAGTTACTAATTAAAGTGTGTTTAGCAGTTTCTACTTCTAGTTGAGTCACACCTTGCTGATGTAGTTGATTAAGGAGTTTACGAGTACTAGCGATCGCTTTATTAGTATCTTCTGGATTGGTTTGCATTTCAATCAAAAACGTCCCCACATTCCTTCCAGTCTGGAAGTTGCTGTAAATGCCGTAAGTCAAACCCAAGCGATCGCGCACTTCTGCTCCCAGTCTACTAGATAAAGTGTCACCTCCCAAAATTTGATTCAAGACTAAAGCTTGATAAAATCTAGCATCTTCCCGCTTAATACTTGTATAACCCATATAAGTTACAGCTTG contains the following coding sequences:
- the alr gene encoding alanine racemase, with amino-acid sequence MLSRKQTPSFADHQERDTYAWFSQRAWVEIDLGALSYNVKQLVKFLSPCTQLMAVVKADAYGHGAVTVAKTVLEAGASWLGVATVPEGIQLREGGIKAPILILGAINTKEQIQAIAHWQLQPTLCGPKQALIFSNTLEAINYNSPIPVHIKLDTGMSRLGTNWQEAADFVQLVQRLPHLDIASIYSHLATADNPDATVMEKQHQRFEEAIAQIKSRGIKIPSLHLANSAATLADPRLHYDMVRAGLAIYGLYPAPHLQNEIKLQPVLQLKARVTYVKNIAEGTGVSYGHHFIANREMRLAVVGIGYADGVPRSLSGQMQVLLRGQRVQQIGAITMDQIMLDVSSIPDVQEGEIVTLLGEQGKEKITADDWADQLNTISWEILCGFKHRLPRVAIM
- a CDS encoding HNH endonuclease — encoded protein: MGKVLVLNASYEPLNITSWRRAIVLLIKGKAEHVEHNGKFIYSDFPLPTVIRLRHYVRVPYKEIPLTRRNILHRDSHTCQYCGYTGDELTLDHVMPRSRGGGDTWENIVTACVRCNVKKGCRTPQEARMPLRHQPRQPHSSLYFEVTKHLKSGLHQEWQKYVIGL
- a CDS encoding bifunctional oligoribonuclease/PAP phosphatase NrnA codes for the protein MYLNSSLTQFENLSLTTDQNGEEIEIDKESIELPLLTRPSLSPSSNGDVGIYLAPRGNSLAVQKSEELQKTLLGHRHERQLVILQDFPDPDALSCAWAYQLIAQQYDIKCEIIYAGTLSHQENIALVKLTTLPAQRWTMQNLKTKDLSSYQGFVLIDNQGTTSQLLPAVQQAGIPLVVLVDHHSLQGELKAEFFDVRPYVRATATIFTQYLQAGILKLDSSISQHVKCATALMHGLRSDTNRLMQAQEEDFMAAAYLSRFYDAQLLNAILQANRSKRVMDVIERSLKNRIVQNNFSIAGVGYLRYDDRDAIPQAADFLVTEENVHTAVVYGIVHDEDDELEVVIGSLRTTKLTLDPDEFIKEAFGQDSAGRFFGGGRTGAGGFEIPMGFLSGGNENSTYAKIKWEVFDSQIKQKLLKLVNPRDNPI